A segment of the Thermococcus sp. genome:
ATGTTCCTTACGGATTTTGCATCCCCTATAACGTGGTACTCAACGCTGTCTATAACGAAGGGCACGTAGGGCCTCATGCCAAAGGCCCCAACTATAACGTCGCACTTCATCATCTCCTTCTCCCCGGTTTTGGTGTTCTCAACTATTGCGTAACCCTCCCCAGCACTCACGAAGCTCCTGCCGGTTATGATGGGGATTCCCCTCTCCTCAAGCTCCCGAAGGAGGTAACCGCGGGTTATCCTCTCGACGTTCGGGAGTATAGCGGGACTGCGCTTGATGATCCTAATCCGGTTGTTGAACTGGGCGAGGTAGAGTGCCGTCTCAATCCCTACCAGCCCCCCACCACCGATGAGGACATCCTTGTTCTCGATTTTCACCTCTCTGCGGAGGATCCTGTCAAAGGGGATTATGAGACCTCTCTCGCCGGAACAGGGAACTATTGGGTTGGCGCCGGTGGCTATGACGACGGCCTCGGGGTTGAGCTTTATGACATCCTCCTTGGTGGCCTTGCCCTTGTGGAAGTGGACGTTGGGCATCTCGGCTAAGACGTTGCGATAGTACTCGATGAGCCAGCCTATCTTTGCCTTCCCCGGTGGAACCTTCGCGAGGACGAGCTGGCCACCGAAGACCTCGTAGAAGAGGTGGATCTCGTGTCCCCTAAGGCCAGCTACCCTTGCCGCCTCAAGTCCGCCTGGACCTGCGCCGATTATCGCCACAACGCGCTTCCTTGGGGCATGCTGGATTTTCTCCTCGTTGCCTACGTTCGGGTTTGCACCGCACCTTATCGGCCCCTTCTCATCGTGGACTGCCTTGATGCACTCACTGCAACCTATGCACCGCCTTATGAGGTGCTCCTTTCCTTCCGCAACCTTCTTTACCCAGTCAGGGTCCGCTATTAAAGGCCTTCCAAGGATGACAAGGTCAGCCTGCGTTTCAAGGACCCTCTCGGCAACTTTCGGCTCCCTTATCATCCCCACTGCCGCCACCGGAACCGGGAGCGGCCTTATCTTTTCAGCAAGGTAGGCGCGCCAAGCCTGGGGATAGTACATGGGTTCGAGGCGCTTCTCCTTTGGACCTAGGCCAATGTCAGCCTGTATCATGTCGTAGCCGGCCTTTGCAAGTTCCAAAGCCATCTCGCGGCCCATGCTCAGATTTATGCCACCCTCGAGGAAATCATCAACCACGAGCCTTATCGTAACGGGAAAGTCCCAACCGCACTCCCTCGCTATGCGCTTCCTTACCTCAACCGCAAACCTTGTCGGCTCACCCCACTCGTCGTCGCGATGGTTAGTTAGAGGCGAGAGGAACTGGTTCACGAGGAGGCCGTGGGCACCCTGGATTTCCACCATGTCGAAGTCCGCTTCCATAGCCAGCCTCGCAGAATAGGCGAACTTCTCAAGGAGCTCATCCACCTTCTCGGTCGAGAGGTAGTCGACGCCTATTTTCTTCCACCCTTCGTGGGCAAGTTCGATGGAGAGCTTAACTCCCTCGTATCTGTGCACCTCGAATGCTAACCACTCCCAGTCCTTGAGGACGGCCTTTGAGTCTATCCTCGGCTGGAAGGGCATGTGCTTTCCCTCTGGGAAGTCGATGGACGTGTTTTCGACGATTATCAGGCCGACACCACCTCTCGCGCGCCTCTCGTAGTGTTTCACGAATTTCTCTGTCAGCCTGCCGTTCTCCAGGGCAAAGTTGGTGGATATCGGTGGAAAAACTGCCCTGTTCATGAGCTGGACCTTTCCTATGTTGATGGGCTCGAATAACTTAGGGTAATCTTCCTTCATTAGGCTCACCTAAGGTCACTTTTCCCAGACATATATAAGCTTTAGTTCAGTTGAAATGCTCTTTATACGAAAGATATTCCGCGCGGTGTCATCGACTCGAAAGGTTTACACACTTATAGGGGCCATCCCAACCTTTTTAACCTTTGAAAGGAGTTTCATTTAGGTGTAGAAGATGGAGAGAGCCATAGAAGCGGCTAACCTCACAAAATACTACGGCTCATTCCAGGCTGTTAAAGGCGTTAGTT
Coding sequences within it:
- a CDS encoding FAD-dependent oxidoreductase is translated as MKEDYPKLFEPINIGKVQLMNRAVFPPISTNFALENGRLTEKFVKHYERRARGGVGLIIVENTSIDFPEGKHMPFQPRIDSKAVLKDWEWLAFEVHRYEGVKLSIELAHEGWKKIGVDYLSTEKVDELLEKFAYSARLAMEADFDMVEIQGAHGLLVNQFLSPLTNHRDDEWGEPTRFAVEVRKRIARECGWDFPVTIRLVVDDFLEGGINLSMGREMALELAKAGYDMIQADIGLGPKEKRLEPMYYPQAWRAYLAEKIRPLPVPVAAVGMIREPKVAERVLETQADLVILGRPLIADPDWVKKVAEGKEHLIRRCIGCSECIKAVHDEKGPIRCGANPNVGNEEKIQHAPRKRVVAIIGAGPGGLEAARVAGLRGHEIHLFYEVFGGQLVLAKVPPGKAKIGWLIEYYRNVLAEMPNVHFHKGKATKEDVIKLNPEAVVIATGANPIVPCSGERGLIIPFDRILRREVKIENKDVLIGGGGLVGIETALYLAQFNNRIRIIKRSPAILPNVERITRGYLLRELEERGIPIITGRSFVSAGEGYAIVENTKTGEKEMMKCDVIVGAFGMRPYVPFVIDSVEYHVIGDAKSVRNIASAVKEGYEVGRKL